Genomic segment of Oncorhynchus nerka isolate Pitt River unplaced genomic scaffold, Oner_Uvic_2.0 unplaced_scaffold_6439, whole genome shotgun sequence:
TTCAGAATCTTCAGGATCTCACTGGCAGCCTCTGCTGGTGTGATGCCCATAACCTTCTGTTTGGAGAAGACTGGGAGGGGGAGGCGGGATAAGGTTGGTTAGAGTAGTCagaccaacacaacacacagtattAAGATCATCAACTGAGACAGCAGGTTACTTGACCAGATGGACTTCTTGGTCTTTTCCCCAGGTGGAGGGGAGATGATGAAGGTGTGGTTGACAGTGCTGACAGAGATGCCATACTCTTGGACCTCAGCCCGCAGACAGTCAAAGAAGGCTTGGACCGCATGCTTAGAGGCAGCATCTGAAACCCAGCAGAAGCCAAATTCAGACCCTGATCTCCCGCTCATACAATCGTTCCATTATTGAGGGAACTCATACTGTACATCTGAATACCTGTTAATTCAAACTTCATCAAACTACATTCAGAAGTAGGCCTACTGTCGGTATGAAAATGACTGAACTCACAAGTGGCACGGAAAGGCATAGCCAGCTTGCCCTGGATGCTGTTGACCAGAATCACATGGCCTGTCCTCCTCGACATCATGGATGGCAGAAGACCTGTGGAAGGGACCAATGTAACACAACTCTCAAACTTCAATTCCTTTTAACTGAGTTCAATTATGCTCTGTTGTGATATAGTACCCTTAGCCACTGTGATAGGGCCAAAGTAGTTATTGTCCATAACTAGCTTGTCCATCTTCAGTGATGTGCTCTGTACTGGGGCCTTGACTTTAAGGCTGCTGTTGAGAATGAGCACATCCACACAGCCATAACACTCCAGTGTCTCTACGATCACATCTGGCATGCTGTTCATGTCACCGAAATCAACCAGCACAAGTTTAGGAGGGAAGGTCTAGGAAAGGGAAAGAGAATTTCACAATAATGCAGGACCAAATTACTGTAATATACAGTATGGTTATTAATCTTTAGGATATTCATGATCACTTTACAATTTCTGCATATTCATATAAATGCTAATAAAACGTAACTTTGTATCATGCATATAAAGACCATATAATTGCTC
This window contains:
- the LOC115110721 gene encoding dehydrogenase/reductase SDR family member 7C-B-like, which encodes MARALCTHSGLLDTKIMDLEYLLSMDPAAILLVPVVVVVTAVVIFLHSLVLKFLSTATVRNKVVVITDALTGLGKECAKLFHEGGARVILCGKTWEKLEGFADNLTSAADPKLTFPPKLVLVDFGDMNSMPDVIVETLECYGCVDVLILNSSLKVKAPVQSTSLKMDKLVMDNNYFGPITVAKGLLPSMMSRRTGHVILVNSIQGKLAMPFRATYAASKHAVQAFFDCLRAEVQEYGISVSTVNHTFIISPPPGEKTKKSIWSIFSKQKVMGITPAEAASEILKILNSKKREVVMAHSLPKMAIYARSLFPNVFFAVMAAGVNNAAGVNNIAALADSEEL